A stretch of the Lolium perenne isolate Kyuss_39 chromosome 3, Kyuss_2.0, whole genome shotgun sequence genome encodes the following:
- the LOC127345783 gene encoding germin-like protein 1-3: MAKLPAVLLAACAALLALAAPLLAGDPDMLQDLCVADYKSLEGRKCDAKVTSNDFFSDVLSLPGNTGNPVGSAVTAAKVEKLPGLNTQGVSMSRVDYAPWGVNPPHTHPRATEIIFVLDGCLDVAFVTTASKLFARTVCKGEVFVFPRGLVHYQKNNGGAPAAAISAFNSQLPGTQSLAVSLFGASPPVPTDVLARAFQIDGGMVEAIRSKFPPMN; encoded by the exons ATGGCCAAGCTCCCCGCTGTCCTCCTCGCAGCTTGCGCTGCCCTCCTGGCCCTTGCCGCGCCGTTGCTCGCCGGCGACCCCGACATGCTCCAGGACTTATGTGTCGCCGACTACAAGTCCCTCGAAGGCCGTAAGTGTGATG CGAAGGTCACATCGAACGACTTCTTCTCCGACGTACTATCCCTCCCGGGCAACACCGGCAACCCGGTTGGTTCCGCTGTGACGGCGGCGAAGGTGGAGAAGCTCCCGGGGCTCAACACGCAGGGTGTGTCCATGTCCCGCGTTGACTACGCGCCGTGGGGCGTGAACCCGCCGCACACCCACCCTCGCGCCACCGAGATCATCTTTGTGCTCGATGGCTGCCTCGACGTGGCCTTCGTCACAACCGCCAGCAAGCTCTTCGCTCGCACCGTCTGCAAGGGCGAGGTCTTCGTCTTCCCCCGCGGCCTCGTCCACTACCAAAAGAACAACGGCGGCGCGCCGGCCGCTGCGATCTCGGCGTTCAACAGCCAGCTTCCCGGCACTCAGTCTCTCGCCGTGTCGCTTTTCGGGGCGTCGCCGCCGGTGCCCACCGACGTGCTGGCCAGGGCGTTCCAGATCGATGGAGGCATGGTGGAGGCCATCAGGTCCAAGTTCCCGCCTATGAACTAG